GCTGGCGGGCCTGCTCGGCGACGTCGAGCGCACGCCGCGCGCGAGTCGCGTCGAGGACCCCGGCCTGGGCGATGGCCTGGAGTCCGCCGTGGATCGCGCCGAGGGTGGAGACGTGGCGCTGCTCGACGTGCTCCTCCCACCAGTCGTAGCACGGGCGGTCCCAGAAGGCCGCGAGGTAGTCGACCGCCACCTCGATGCCCGACAGCCAGCGGTCGAGCGCCAGGCCGTGCCGCTGAGCGTGCGTCACCACGGCCCACAGCCACATGCCGTACCCGTCGGTCTGGAAGTCCCACCACGGGTCGGAGCCGTCAGAGCCGTCGAACGTGAACCGTGTCGGCAGCATCAGGTCGAGCGGCAGGTCCTCGCCTGCCTCCGCCGCGGCGACGAGCCCGGCGACCTGGCCCGTCCGGGCGGCCAGGACGCGGGTGACCCAGTCGTGGAAGCGGTCGACCGACCCGACGTCGCCGTACCGGGACATGCCCTCCGCCGTGAACGACCCGTCACGCAGCCACGCGTACCCGCGGTAGGCCGAGAACGTGGGCGAGGCCGGGTAGGCGCCCGCGGGGTCCTGGTGTCCGGCGATGACGGCGTGGCTGCGGCGCGCGAGCGCGACGAGGCGCTCCCGGTCGGGCGTGGAGGTCTCCGGGAAGGGGTGGGTCATGTCTCACAGTCCTGGTCAGGTGCGGTGCGGGGATCCGCGCGCGATGCGCGCGAGCGGGTGGGCCCGGCTGACGGCCGGGCCCACCCGGTGCAGGTCAGCCCAGGAGGGCGGTGACCCGGGTCTGCGCGTCGGTCAGTGCCTGCTCGACGGTCTTGCGGCCGGCCGCGGCGTTGGCCAGCTCCTCGCCGACGATGTCCTGCATCTCCTGCTGGGACTCGATCACGGGCGGCAGCACGACAGCGTCGAGCGAGTCGAACACCGCGGCCCGGTTGGCCGGCGGGGTGACCTCGAGGTAGCTGTCCAGCATCGACTGGTCGGCCACCGGCGGCAGCTCCCACGACGTGGCCAGTCGCGTCTCCACGGTCGTGCTGGACGCGGTGAGGAACTCGAGCCAGCGCGTGGCCTCCTCGGGGTGCGCCGACTTCGCGGACACGACGACGCCGTTCGCGAACAGCGCCGACGCCTTCTCGGCGCTGCCCGGCTCAACGGCGATGTCCCAGCCGAGGCCCTCGACCTCGGCGAGTCCGCCGAACATCCAGATGCCGCTGTGCCACATGCCGAGCTTGCCCGCCTTGAACAGGTCGGTGTCGAAGTCAGCGGTGCCCGCGCCGTCCGCCTCCGTGGGCATCGTCGTGCCCGACTTGCCGACGAGCCACGTCGCCGCCTCGATGCCCTCGGGGCTCGCGAAGGTCGCGGCGGTCTGCTCGGCGTCGAAGAACTCGCCACCGGCCTGGGCCAGCGCCTTGTAGAACTCGTGGAAGGAGATCGGCTGGTAGTCGCCCCAGACGCCCGCCGACCGGTCGGTGAGCTTCTCGGCCGCGGCCTGCTCGTCGGCCCAGGTCCAGTCAGCCGTGGGGTGCTCGAGGCCCGCCGCGTCGAAGAGGTCCGTGTTGTAGAACAGCACGACGTTCGAGAACGAGGCCGGCAGGCCCAGCTGGGCGCCGTCGTGGGAGAACGACTCGAGCAGCGACGGCGTGTACGCGTCGGCGTTCTCGATCGTCAGCTCCGCGAGCGCCCCGTTGGCCGCGTACGTCACGAAGTTCTCGTAGTTCAGCTCGAAGGTGTCGGACACCGTGCCGCCGGCCACCGAGGTCAGCAGCTTCGTGAAGTAGTCGGCGTACGGGAGGGTCTCGACCTGCACGTCGATGTCAGGGTTGGCTTCCTCGAACGCCGTGACGATGGCGTCCAGGTCCCCCTCGTGGCCACCGTTGGCCGAGAAGTTCATGTACGTGATCGTCACCGGGCGGTCGCCGTCCCCGGCGGGCGCCTGGGGCGCCGTGGCCGACCCCTGGGAGCAGGCCGTGAGCGTGAGCGCCAGGGCGGCGCTCGCGCCGAGGGCGGCCCGGCGGCCGGGGCGCATCGTGGTTCGGAACATCTGTTCGTCCTTTCGTGGCGGTCGGCGACGGTGCCGAGCCGGGGAGGTGGCGGCTACTTGAGCCCGGTGTGGGCCATGCCCGCGATGATGTGGCGCTGCGCCACGATGTAGAGCAGCGCGATCGGGATGATGGAGACGACCGACCCGGCCATGACCACGTCCCACTCGGTGGTGAACTGCCCGCGGAGGGTCGCAAGCCCGAGCGGGAGGGTCATGAGCTCGGGCGACCTGATGACCACCAGCGGCCACAGGAAGCTGTTCCAGCTCGACATGAACGCGAACACCGCGAGGGTCGCGAGCGAGGGGCGCACGAGCGGCAGCATGATCGTGGTGAAGATGCGCAGGTGGCCCGCCCCGTCGATGGTGGCGGCCTCGTCGAGCTCGCGCGGCACGCCCTCCATGGCCTGCTTCAGCAGGAACACCCCGAACGCGGAGGCGATCGTGGGAGCCAGCAGCGCGAAGTAGGTGTCGTTGAGCTGCAGCCGTGTCATCTCGATGAACAGCGGCACGACGAGCACCTGCAACGGGATCATCAGCGTCGCGAGGTAGACGGCGAACACGACGTTGCGGCCCCGGAACGGCAGCCGGGCGAACGCGTACGCGGCCATCGACGAGGTGACGAGCTGGAGCAGTGTCGTGGCGACGGCGATCCCGAACGAGTTGCCCACGATGCGCCACACCGGCATGACGCCGAACAGCTCCCGGTACGCGTCCAGGGTGGGGTCCTCGACGACCAGGCTCGGCCCCGAGGAGAGCGTCCCGCCGGGCGTGATCGAGGTGATCACCGTCCAGAGGAAGGGGAACAGCATGGCGACGGCGCCGAGGGCGACGACGAGGTAGAGGAGGCCGCGGCGCGCGAGCCGCGTGGTTGTGATGTCAGGCATGGTTCACCCACCGCTTCTGGCCGTGCAGCTGGAATGCCGTGACCCCGAGGATCAGGGCGAAGAGGAGCCAGGACAGCGCAGACGCCTCGCCTGCGCGCCCGTAGCGGAACGTCAGGTCGTAGATCTGGCCGACGACCACCTGGCTCGCGCCCGATGGGCCTCCCCCGGTCATCACGTACACCTGGTCGAACACCTGGAAGCCGTTGACGAGCGAGATCACCACGACGAAGAACGTCGAGGGGGACAGCAACGGGAGCGTGATCGACCGGAACCGCTGCCAGGCGTTGGCGCCGTCCATCCGCGCCGCCTCCATCACGTCGCCCGGGATCGCCTGCAGGCCGGCCAGCAGGATGACCATGACGAAGCCGAGGTCCTTCCATGCGGAGGCGAGGATGACCGAGGGCAGAGCCCACGTCGGGTCCGTCCACCAGCCCGGCTCCGGGAGGCCGATGGCGCCCAGCACCTGGTTGACCAGGCCGTTGCCCGGGTTGAGCAGCCACTGCCAGACCAGCGCCACGACGACCCAGCTCGTGACCACGGGAAGGAAGTAGGCGGCGCGGAAGAAGGACCGGCCGCGGAACGCCTGGTTCAGCAGCAGCGCGAGTCCCAGGCCGCCCACGTACACGAGCGGCAGGTACCCGGCGATGTACATCAGGGTGTTCCCGAAGACCTTCCGGGTCGTCGGGTCGCCCAAGAGCTTGGCGTAGTTGTCGAGCCCGACCCACTCCATGCCGGAGATGAGGTTCCAGCGGTGCAGGCTCACCCAGGCCGATCCCACCATCGGGACCAGGACGAAGGCGATGAGGGGGATCGCGCTCGGCAGCAGGAACAGCAGCACCCACCCGACGCGCTTCAGCCCACGGCGGCGCGACGCGGGTCCGCGGCGGGCGCGGGTGGCTGCCCTGCCGGCGGTCGCGGCGGGGGCGCCGGCGATCGACGGCGCGGTCGGCGCGCTCATCGGACCGGCTCCGCGTGCTGGTCGTCCGCCCCGGCGTGGAGGCGCTCGCGCACGAGCCGTCCCTGGTCACCGGTGGCGCCCGCGGCGTCGAACGGGCTCGCCAGGACGAGGGAGGCGGCGCCGAGCGCCCACTTGTCCTCGGCCCAGGGCTCGATCACGAACGGGATGCCGCGACGCGCGGGCATGAGGTGCCCGCGGAAGGACGGCTCGAAGCCGGGCTCCCAGTGCCGCCACGCGTCGATGCCCTCCCCGAGCAGCACGATCACCTCGGGGTCGATGGTGTGCACGACGCCCGCGAGGGCCCTGCCGAGCCGTGCGCCGGCCTCCCGGTAGATCTCCAGGGCGGCGGCGTCGCCGCGCTCGGCGGCCTGGCGCAGACCGGCGGCGGTTCCTCGGGGGCCGACCACGCCCTGCTCGAGAGCTGCCCGCACCAGGGCGTCCTCGCCGATGTGGGCCTCGAGGCAGCCTCGCGACCCGCACCCGCAGAGCGGGCCGTCCGTGGTGATGGGGATGTGCCCGATCTCGCCCGCGCCACCCGACGCGCCACGGTAGACGGCGCCGTCGACGACGATGCCGCACCCGATGCCGCGCCCGATGGTCACGACCAGGTAGGAGCCGTGGTCGCGGCCGGTGCCGTACAGCCGCTCGGCGACCGCGAGGGTGTTGACGTCGTTCTCCACCAGGACGGGCACGCCGAGCGTGCTGCGCAGCACCGCGCCGACGTGCGCGTCGGACCAGCCGAGGGTCGGGGCGTCGACGATGCCGGAGGCCTGGGAGTCGACAGACCCCGGGATCCCGACGCCGATGCCGAGCAACGGTCCCGAGTGGTCGTCGACCGCGGTGCCGAGGATGTGGCCGAGCGCGTCGAGCGCGTCCGGCGCGTCCGGGTCGAAGCGCTGCGTGGACTGGCTGCGCACGGTGCCGTCGAGGTCCACGTCGACGAGGGCGACGTGGTCGGCGGTGACCTTGGCGCCGATCGCCCCGCCGGCGGACCGGACCAGGCCGAGGAGCCTCGCCGGGCGCCCGCCCTGCGAGGGCGCGTGCTCGAGCTCGGTGACGAGCCCGCGGGCGATGAGGTCCTTGGTCAGCTGCGTCACGAGGGCCGGGCTGACGTCGAGCGCCCGGGCGACGTCGGCGCGGGACGTGGGCCCGCGCGTGCCGAGCAGCCCGAGGATCGCCGACGGGACCAGGTCACCACGGGCAGACGGGCGGGTTGCGGGTGACATCGAACTCCTTTGTTCACCACTAAATTTAGTGCAACACTAACTAGCGCCACAGTGGTCGTCAACTCCGCAGGTCGCGGCCCTGCCAGGAGCCGCGCGCCATGCCGCTCGCTCCCCCAAGCGCGCGACGACGTCCGGCCCGCCACGCCCCGCAGGCATGGCGAACCGCGCGCCAGGCGGACGCCGGCCCTGCCGGTCAAAGCGGCCGTGGCGGAGGCTGCGCAGTCACGTCCGCAGGCGCGGGCCGCCCGCGGTCAGGCGGTGACGTCGGCGCGCGTCACGAGCACGGGGCAGCGCGACCGGCGGACGACGCCCCGGCTCACGGACCCGAGCAGCAGGCCGGCCAGCCCGCCCCGCCCCCGTGCGCCGACCACGACCAGGTCCGCTGCAGCGGAGGCCTGCGTCAGGACATGCGCCGCCGGGCCCTCCGTCACCTCCCACGCGACCTCGATCGGCAGCTCGCGTTCGGCGAGGAGCACCCGGGCTGCCGCCTGCACGCGCTCGGCGTGGGCGAGCGCCATCTCGTCCGGCGTGATCCCCGGGTAGGCCACGGCCCAATAGCTGAGGGTCGCCGATGCCTCGGCCCGGGTCCACGACGTCACGACCCGCAGCGTCGAGCCGCGCAGCACCGCCTCGTTCACGGCCGCGAGCAGCGCGGTGTCGGCGCCAGCCGACCCGTCGATGCCCACCACGACAACGCCCGTCGTCGACCTCTCGGCCGAGTCGGCGGGCACCACGACGACCGGGCAGGTCGCGCGCTGCACAGCGCCCGTGGCGACCGATCCGGTCAGGGCCTCGCTGAACCACCCGGTGCCGTGCCGCCCCAGCACGAGCATCCGCGCCCCGTGCGCGCGGTCCACCAGCGCTTGGGCCGGCGAGCCGTGGCCGATGGCCGCGCTCACCGCCACCGACGCGTCGGCATCCCGGACGATCTCGGCGCCCTCGTCGGCCACGGCCTGGACCCCAGCGAGCACTGCCTGCCCCAGCGGAGAGCTCCCGGCGCCTCCGCCCGGCCTGTCGGCGAAGCCCCACACATGGACCACCAGCACGTCGCTGCCCGCACGGGCGGCCTCTGCCGCCGCCCACCGCACCGCCACCGCCGATTGCTCGGAGGCGTCATACCCGACGACGATCGGAGCAGCCACCATGACCTCCTCGAGCCTCAGCCGGTCTGGCTCTCCATGCTGCACCCGACATCGCGGCGCCGCCCGGCGCCGGCCGGCCCCCGGGTGGGCTAGCGGCCCTCCCCGGTGAGGCCCGAGATGTACGCCTGGACCACCGAGGTGTCCTGGTCGCCCATGCCGAGCGCCGTGAGGTCGGAGAACGCCTCGTGCAGCCGATCGGCGATCACGGTGCGCGTCGTCGTGCGGTCCGCCTCCGCCCGGTAGGCCGCAAGGTCCTTGACCATGAACTTGGCCGCCCCGGAGACCCTGTAGTCCTTCTCGGCGAAACGCGTCGCCTTGTCGGCGAGGATCGTGCTGGCCGCGTAGCCGCCCTGGAGCAGCGTGAGCAGCCTGCCGACGTCGAGCCCCGCGCGCTCGGCGACGACGGCGGCCTCCGCGATCGCCACCAGCTGGGCCGCGCAGATGAGCTGGTTGCACGCCTTCGCGACCTGCCCCGCCCCCAGCGGGCCAAGATGCACGGGCGTCCCCATCAGGCTCAGCACGGGCATCACCTGGTCGACCAGGCCCCGTGGCCCCCCGACCATGATCGACATCGTGCCGGCGACGGCGCCGATCTCACCGCCGGACACCGGGGCGTCGACGAGCCGCAGCAGGTCCGTCCGCGCGGCCAGCTCAGCGTCGAGCTCGCGGACCCCGTCCGGCGAGACGGTGGAGCAGATGACGAGGACCGTCGGCCGCCGCAGCCCGGCGACGAGCCCGTCGGGGCCGTCGAGGAGGCCGCGCAGCTGCGGGAGGTCGGGCAGCATCACGAGGATCAGGTCGCAGGCCTCGGCCACCGCCCGCGCCGTGCTCACACCGGTGGCGCCGCGCTCGATGAGGGCGTCCGCGTTGCCGCGGCCGCTGTCGAGGAGCACGAGCCCGCGGCCCTCCGACGCGACGCCGTCCAGGACATGGCCGGCCATCGGCCTGCCCATCACGCCCAGTCCGATGAACCCGATGTCGGCCATCCCCACCTCCATGTGAGCAGCGTGCGCGCGAACGCGTGCAGGCGGCCACACCGCGCGGACGCCATTACGGTCAACCTAGCAAACGCTGTTCACTCACCTGTACGGTCGTGGCATGAGCAGCACTTCCCCCGACCGTCTCCGCGTCGTCGTCGCCACCCCGCTCACCGACGAGCACTGCGCACTGCTGTCCCGGCTCGAGCCGCGGCTCGACGTCGTGTGCGACCAGGCCCTGCTCCCCCCGATGCGGTTCCCCGGCGACCACTCGGGCGACCCCGGCTTCACCCGCTCGGCAGCTGACCAGGCCCGGTTCGAGGCACTGGTCGACAGTGCGGAGGCCCTGTACGGCATCCCCGACACCGACCCCGCAGCCCTGCGCCGCACCGTGCGCGCCAACCCGCGGCTGCGGTGGGTGCACACAATGGCCGCCGGTGGCGGAGCCCAGGTCAAGGCGGCGGATCTCACACCCGACGAGCTCGAGCGTGTCGCCATCTCGACATCCGCGGGACCGCACAGCAGCACCCTCGCAGAGTTCGCCCTCTTCGCCGTGCTGGCCGGCGCCAAGTCGCTGCCCCGGCTCCAGGCGCAGCAGCAGGCGCGGACGTGGAGCAGCCGCTGGACCATGCGCCACCTCTCCGAGATGACTGTGCTCGTGGTCGGCCTGGGCAACATCGGACGCGCCACCGCGCGGCTCTTCGCGGCCACTGGCGCGCGGGTCATTGGGGTGAACCGCACCGTGCGAGCCGTCGACGGCGTTGAGGAGGTCGTCGGAGTCGACCGCCTGGCCGAGGTCGTCGGGCGCGCCGACGCCATCGTGAGCACCCTGCCCGGCACCGACCGCACGCGCCACCTGATCAGTAAGGACGTACTCGCGCAGGTGAGGCCAGGGGTCATTTTCGCGAACGTCGGCCGGGGCGACGTCGTCGACCAGGACGCCCTCGTCGAAGCGCTGCGCGACGGCCGTGTCGGGTTCGCGGGCCTCGACGTGGTGGCGGTCGAGCCTCTCCCCGCGGACGACCCGCTGTGGGGCTTCGAGAACGTGCTCATCTCGCCTCACACCGCCGCCCTCAGCAACCAGGAGGACCGCCGCATCGCCGAGCTGTTCGCAGCGAACGCCACGCGACTGCTCAACGGCGAGGAACTCGCCAACCGGATGAACACGGTCGACTTCTACTGACCGTGCGGTCCCAGGCGCCACGAGACCGCGTGCCCCACGGCGCCTCCGACGCAGCACCGATGGGAGATGGCATGGCCCCGACATCCGACTCCGGGCGCAGCCCTGCTCCGGCTGTCACCCGCGCCGCCGCGATCCTCATCCTCCTGGCGGAACGCGGACAGCCGGTGGGGCTGGCCGACATCGCCCGTGCGCTCGGCGTCGCGAAGTCCTCGACGCTGAACCTCTGCCTCGCGCTCGAACAAGCGGACCTCGTGCGGAAGACCGAGCAGGGGTACGCGCTCGGCCGCGCCACCGTGCGGCTCGGCGGCGCCTTCGTGCGCGAGTTCGACGTCGTCAGGGAGTTCTACCGCGTCTGCGCCGAGGCGCCAGCCCTCCAGAACGAGCTGCTCCAGATCGCCATGCTCGACGGCACGGACGTCCTGTACCTGGCCCGGCACGAGGGACGGGCGCCGTTGCGCCTTTCCGCGTCGATCGGGGACAGGTTCCCGGCCGCCATCACCGCAGTCGGGTGCGCCCTGCTTGCCGACCTCGACATGGACGAGGTCAGACGACGTTTCGCCGACCCTGCGGCGCTCCCCCGATGGACCGACCGCTCGGTCGCGACGGTAGACCGTCTCACTGCCAAGCTCGAGGCCACCCGGGCCCGCGGTTACGCGCTGGATGATGGCGAGACCCACCCGGGGATCGTGGGGATCGCGGTGGCGATCCCGCCCCGCACGTCCGCGGACCAGCAGCTGGCAATCGGCGTCTCCCTCATGACCACGCCTTCTGACACGGATCGGGAGCACGTCGTGGCAGCGCTGCTCGACGCGCGCGCCGCCCTCACCGCGCCGCAGCTGCGCACCGGCCCCGCATCGTCCAGCTGACGACGTCTTAGGCTCGGCGGGTCAACTACTCGCCTCCCGAAGGAAGCCATGCCCCGGATCCAGCTCTCGAGCATCTATGTCGACAATCAGGAGAAGGCACTGGCCTTCTACACGGACGTCCTGGGCTTCCAGCTGAAGCAGCACGTCCCGGTGGGGGCGTACGCATGGATCACGCTCGTCTCCGCCGACGACCCGGCCGGCCCCGAGCTCGTACTCGAGCCCGCAGCGCACAAGGCTGTGCAACCATACCGGCGGGCGCTCTACCGTGACCGCATTCCGGTGACCTCTTTTGCCGTCGACTCTGTGGACGCGGAATACGAGCGCCTGCGCGAACTCGGGGTCCGCTTCATGCAGAAGCCGACGACCACGGGACCGGTGACGGTCGCTGTCCTCGACGACACCTGCGGGAACCTCGTGCAGATCGCCTCGCCAGCGGCAAGCCCCGACGCCTGACGTCGAGCAGGCCGTTGACCTGCGGTAATGCCCTCACAGAGGATCGTTCCGGGGCGCGCGGCGCATGGCGTCCCGCGCCCCGAGACGCTGCCGTGCGGGCCCCCGGGATCGGGGACGCGGGGGCATGTCATGTGGGCAAAACAGCGTGTCATGTGGGTAAAACAGAAAGAGCCATCCCCATAGGGGATGGCTCTTTCTGAATGATGTTCCGGCGGCGACCTACTCTCCCACACCCTGGCGAGTGCAGTACCATCGGCGCTGAAGGGCTTAGCTTCCGGGTTCGGAATGGGACCGGGCGTTTCCCCTTCGCTATGACCGCCGTAACTCTATGGAGATATGAATCTCGGGATGATTCCCGTTCGTATCTCGGGAACCGCACAGTGGACGCGTAGCAATGTAGTGTGGTGAAGT
The sequence above is a segment of the Cellulomonas chengniuliangii genome. Coding sequences within it:
- a CDS encoding carbohydrate ABC transporter permease; the encoded protein is MSAPTAPSIAGAPAATAGRAATRARRGPASRRRGLKRVGWVLLFLLPSAIPLIAFVLVPMVGSAWVSLHRWNLISGMEWVGLDNYAKLLGDPTTRKVFGNTLMYIAGYLPLVYVGGLGLALLLNQAFRGRSFFRAAYFLPVVTSWVVVALVWQWLLNPGNGLVNQVLGAIGLPEPGWWTDPTWALPSVILASAWKDLGFVMVILLAGLQAIPGDVMEAARMDGANAWQRFRSITLPLLSPSTFFVVVISLVNGFQVFDQVYVMTGGGPSGASQVVVGQIYDLTFRYGRAGEASALSWLLFALILGVTAFQLHGQKRWVNHA
- a CDS encoding universal stress protein: MAAPIVVGYDASEQSAVAVRWAAAEAARAGSDVLVVHVWGFADRPGGGAGSSPLGQAVLAGVQAVADEGAEIVRDADASVAVSAAIGHGSPAQALVDRAHGARMLVLGRHGTGWFSEALTGSVATGAVQRATCPVVVVPADSAERSTTGVVVVGIDGSAGADTALLAAVNEAVLRGSTLRVVTSWTRAEASATLSYWAVAYPGITPDEMALAHAERVQAAARVLLAERELPIEVAWEVTEGPAAHVLTQASAAADLVVVGARGRGGLAGLLLGSVSRGVVRRSRCPVLVTRADVTA
- a CDS encoding D-2-hydroxyacid dehydrogenase, coding for MSSTSPDRLRVVVATPLTDEHCALLSRLEPRLDVVCDQALLPPMRFPGDHSGDPGFTRSAADQARFEALVDSAEALYGIPDTDPAALRRTVRANPRLRWVHTMAAGGGAQVKAADLTPDELERVAISTSAGPHSSTLAEFALFAVLAGAKSLPRLQAQQQARTWSSRWTMRHLSEMTVLVVGLGNIGRATARLFAATGARVIGVNRTVRAVDGVEEVVGVDRLAEVVGRADAIVSTLPGTDRTRHLISKDVLAQVRPGVIFANVGRGDVVDQDALVEALRDGRVGFAGLDVVAVEPLPADDPLWGFENVLISPHTAALSNQEDRRIAELFAANATRLLNGEELANRMNTVDFY
- a CDS encoding IclR family transcriptional regulator, with the translated sequence MAPTSDSGRSPAPAVTRAAAILILLAERGQPVGLADIARALGVAKSSTLNLCLALEQADLVRKTEQGYALGRATVRLGGAFVREFDVVREFYRVCAEAPALQNELLQIAMLDGTDVLYLARHEGRAPLRLSASIGDRFPAAITAVGCALLADLDMDEVRRRFADPAALPRWTDRSVATVDRLTAKLEATRARGYALDDGETHPGIVGIAVAIPPRTSADQQLAIGVSLMTTPSDTDREHVVAALLDARAALTAPQLRTGPASSS
- a CDS encoding NAD(P)-dependent oxidoreductase; translation: MADIGFIGLGVMGRPMAGHVLDGVASEGRGLVLLDSGRGNADALIERGATGVSTARAVAEACDLILVMLPDLPQLRGLLDGPDGLVAGLRRPTVLVICSTVSPDGVRELDAELAARTDLLRLVDAPVSGGEIGAVAGTMSIMVGGPRGLVDQVMPVLSLMGTPVHLGPLGAGQVAKACNQLICAAQLVAIAEAAVVAERAGLDVGRLLTLLQGGYAASTILADKATRFAEKDYRVSGAAKFMVKDLAAYRAEADRTTTRTVIADRLHEAFSDLTALGMGDQDTSVVQAYISGLTGEGR
- a CDS encoding VOC family protein, with amino-acid sequence MPRIQLSSIYVDNQEKALAFYTDVLGFQLKQHVPVGAYAWITLVSADDPAGPELVLEPAAHKAVQPYRRALYRDRIPVTSFAVDSVDAEYERLRELGVRFMQKPTTTGPVTVAVLDDTCGNLVQIASPAASPDA
- a CDS encoding carbohydrate ABC transporter permease gives rise to the protein MPDITTTRLARRGLLYLVVALGAVAMLFPFLWTVITSITPGGTLSSGPSLVVEDPTLDAYRELFGVMPVWRIVGNSFGIAVATTLLQLVTSSMAAYAFARLPFRGRNVVFAVYLATLMIPLQVLVVPLFIEMTRLQLNDTYFALLAPTIASAFGVFLLKQAMEGVPRELDEAATIDGAGHLRIFTTIMLPLVRPSLATLAVFAFMSSWNSFLWPLVVIRSPELMTLPLGLATLRGQFTTEWDVVMAGSVVSIIPIALLYIVAQRHIIAGMAHTGLK
- a CDS encoding ROK family transcriptional regulator yields the protein MSPATRPSARGDLVPSAILGLLGTRGPTSRADVARALDVSPALVTQLTKDLIARGLVTELEHAPSQGGRPARLLGLVRSAGGAIGAKVTADHVALVDVDLDGTVRSQSTQRFDPDAPDALDALGHILGTAVDDHSGPLLGIGVGIPGSVDSQASGIVDAPTLGWSDAHVGAVLRSTLGVPVLVENDVNTLAVAERLYGTGRDHGSYLVVTIGRGIGCGIVVDGAVYRGASGGAGEIGHIPITTDGPLCGCGSRGCLEAHIGEDALVRAALEQGVVGPRGTAAGLRQAAERGDAAALEIYREAGARLGRALAGVVHTIDPEVIVLLGEGIDAWRHWEPGFEPSFRGHLMPARRGIPFVIEPWAEDKWALGAASLVLASPFDAAGATGDQGRLVRERLHAGADDQHAEPVR
- a CDS encoding glycoside hydrolase family 15 protein — protein: MTHPFPETSTPDRERLVALARRSHAVIAGHQDPAGAYPASPTFSAYRGYAWLRDGSFTAEGMSRYGDVGSVDRFHDWVTRVLAARTGQVAGLVAAAEAGEDLPLDLMLPTRFTFDGSDGSDPWWDFQTDGYGMWLWAVVTHAQRHGLALDRWLSGIEVAVDYLAAFWDRPCYDWWEEHVEQRHVSTLGAIHGGLQAIAQAGVLDATRARRALDVAEQARQLVLAEGTTTGRAGDPAAPHLAKWLGSSAVDASLAACVVPFGLVDPASPIAAATLDAVARDLDVDGGVHRFRADVFYGGGQWLLLASLLGWNRAAAGDRPAALRHLVWAADHAVDDGEMPEQVPDHLLAPEHRDEWLDRWGTVATPLLWSHGMYLILADELGLLPEDDAR
- a CDS encoding ABC transporter substrate-binding protein gives rise to the protein MFRTTMRPGRRAALGASAALALTLTACSQGSATAPQAPAGDGDRPVTITYMNFSANGGHEGDLDAIVTAFEEANPDIDVQVETLPYADYFTKLLTSVAGGTVSDTFELNYENFVTYAANGALAELTIENADAYTPSLLESFSHDGAQLGLPASFSNVVLFYNTDLFDAAGLEHPTADWTWADEQAAAEKLTDRSAGVWGDYQPISFHEFYKALAQAGGEFFDAEQTAATFASPEGIEAATWLVGKSGTTMPTEADGAGTADFDTDLFKAGKLGMWHSGIWMFGGLAEVEGLGWDIAVEPGSAEKASALFANGVVVSAKSAHPEEATRWLEFLTASSTTVETRLATSWELPPVADQSMLDSYLEVTPPANRAAVFDSLDAVVLPPVIESQQEMQDIVGEELANAAAGRKTVEQALTDAQTRVTALLG